The following are encoded in a window of Gasterosteus aculeatus chromosome 5, fGasAcu3.hap1.1, whole genome shotgun sequence genomic DNA:
- the LOC120819762 gene encoding olfactory receptor 10J4-like gives MGMMMDSYLSSSTKYRSSSDNGTWGTDAISVFIIQGFANFGPKKMVLFVLLLLGYIIILGGNSIIIFVALTDLKLKSPMFFFLYNLSFVDILYTTTTIPKMLSGLLSDVNTVSVPGCFLQMQFVIQLGITSRAILTVMAYDRYVAICNPLRYSAIMTLPVRLLLIAGAWSFGAFCTLPATSMSFQRSYCGPNVVNHGWCDPSSVRRLVCGDVTVDNIVSLSCAVVALSTTGILILTSYILIGVSVSKMVVAQRLKAFGTCAAHLTVVSISYSSASCVYISYRVGNFPPEVRIIVSVLYAALTPFLNPMIYSLKNKELRESIGRNLMRFRPAAVLPNKDVNTVTTSS, from the exons atggggatgatgatgg ATTCATACCTGTCTTCGTCAACCAAATACAGATCAAGCTCGGATAATGGCACCTGGGGGACTGATGCCATCTCTGTCTTCATCATTCAGGGCTTTGCAAACTTTGGCCCCAAAAAAATGGTCCTTTTTGTCCTCTTGCTTCTTGGTTACATTATCATCCTGGGAGGAAACAGCATTATTATCTTTGTg GCGTTAACTGATTTGAAGCTGAAATctcccatgttttttttcctctacaacCTCTCCTTTGTGGACATCCtctacaccaccaccaccatcccaAAAATGCTGTCTGGCCTCCTGTCAGATGTGAACACCGTTTCTGTCCCGGGTTGCTTCCTCCAGATGCAGTTTGTCATTCAGCTAGGTATTACCAGCCGGGCCATCCTGACTGTCATGGCGTACGACCGCTATGTGGCCATCTGCAACCCCCTGCGCTACTCGGCCATCATGACCCTTCCAGTCCGGCTGCTCCTTATTGCAGGAGCCTGGAGTTTCGGGGCCTTCTGCACGCTGCCGGCCACCTCCATGTCCTTCCAACGGTCTTACTGCGGCCCTAATGTGGTTAATCATGGCTGGTGTGACCCATCATCCGTAAGGCGGCTGGTGTGTGGTGACGTTACGGTGGATAACATTGTTTCACTTTCCTGTGCTGTTGTGGCACTTTCGACCACAGGAATCCTCATCCTCACTTCCTATATCCTGATTGGGGTTTCGGTTTCGAAGATGGTAGTAGCACAGAGGCTGAAGGCCTTTGGGACTTGCGCCGCCCACCTGACTGTGGTGTCCATCTCCTACAGCTCAGCCTCGTGCGTATATATCTCCTACCGGGTGGGAAACTTTCCACCAGAG GTTCGTATCATCGTGTCAGTGTTGTACGCTGCTCTGACTCCTTTCCTAAACCCGATGATCTACAGTCTGAAGAACAAGGAGCTACGAGAGTCCATTGGGAGAAATCTGATGAGGTTCAGACCTGCTGCTGTGTTACCAAACAAAGACGTCAATACGGTGACTACATCGTCCTGA
- the LOC120819763 gene encoding olfactory receptor 10J4-like, which translates to MYFFLYNLSFVDIIYTTSTIPTMLSGLLAGMKTISVLGCFLQMHVFIQLAVTGRAILTVMAYDRYVAICNPLRYTSIMTKSARVLLVAGAWSFGTLCTLPATSVAFQRSYCGPNLVKHGWCDPSSVRRLVCGDVTVDNIISLSCAMVALLVTGVFILTSYILIGVSILRMGVVQRLKAFRTCAAHLTVVSISYSSASCVYISYRVGNIPPEVRIIVSVLYAALTPFLNPMIYSLKNKELRESIGRTLMRLRPAVVLPTKDVNTVTKLS; encoded by the exons ATGTATTTTTTCCTCTACAACCTCTCCTTTGTGGACATCATCTACACCACCTCTACCATCCCCACTATGCTGTCTGGCCTCTTGGCTGGCATGAAAACTATTTCTGTCCTGGGCTGCTTCCTCCAGATGCATGTTTTTATCCAGTTGGCTGTAACTGGTCGGGCCATCCTCACTGTCATGGCGTACGACCGCTACGTGGCCATCTGCAACCCTCTGCGCTACACCTCCATCATGACCAAGTCCGCCCGGGTGCTCCTTGTCGCAGGAGCCTGGAGCTTCGGTACCCTCTGCACGCTGCCGGCCACCTCCGTAGCTTTTCAGCGGTCTTACTGCGGCCCTAATTTGGTTAAACATGGCTGGTGCGACCCATCATCTGTTAGGCGGCTAGTGTGCGGAGACGTTACAGTAGATAACATTATTTCACTGTCCTGTGCCATGGTGGCACTTTTGGTCACAGGAGTCTTCATCCTCACTTCCTATATCCTGATTGGGGTTTCCATATTAAGGATGGGAGTAGTTCAGAGGCTGAAGGCCTTTCGGACTTGTGCCGCCCACCTGACTGTGGTGTCCATCTCTTACAGCTCGGCCTCCTGTGTATACATCTCCTACCGGGTGGGAAACATTCCACCAGAG GTTCGAATCATCGTGTCAGTGTTGTACGCCGCTCTGACTCCTTTCCTAAACCCGATGATCTACAGTCTGAAGAACAAGGAGCTACGAGAGTCCATTGGGAGAACTCTAATGAGGTTAAGACCTGCTGTTGTGTTACCAACCAAAGACGTCAACACGGTGACCAAATTGTCCTGA